In the genome of Calliopsis andreniformis isolate RMS-2024a chromosome 10, iyCalAndr_principal, whole genome shotgun sequence, one region contains:
- the LOC143184507 gene encoding dynein light chain Tctex-type protein 2B: MAENVEATESTEIESKLSNEKVEDEEKTQVNVEVLENIEASSEEPVYQIRPQLHEKFKPLSAKEVIHDVLFDQLSAKTYDAQEAIQWTKDIADMIREKVKELQFKRYKYIVNVVLGEQHGAGVKMGTRCIWDAEADTYAYDSFINDTIFCVATVYAIYFY, translated from the exons ATGGCAGAGAATGTCGAAGCCACAGAGTCTACTGAGATAGAAAGTAAATTATCAAACGAAAAGGTTGAAGATGAAGAAAAAACGCAGGTGAACGTGGAGGTTCTTGAAAACATTGAAGCATCTTCTGAAGAGCCGGTTTATCAAATTCGTCCACAGTTACACGAGAA GTTTAAACCATTAAGTGCTAAAGAAGTTATACATGATGTATTATTTGATCAACTTTCTGCAAAAACTTATGATGCTCAGGAAGCGATTCAATGGACTAAAGATATAGCAGACATGATTAGAGAGAAAGTTAAAG AATTACAATTCAAACGTTACAAATATATTGTAAATGTGGTTTTGGGTGAACAACATGGTGCTGGGGTAAAAATGGGTACAAGGTGTATTTGGGATGCAGAGGCAGATACTTACGCTTATGATAGTTTCATAAAT gACACAATATTCTGTGTGGCTACAGTGTAtgcaatatatttttattaa
- the LOC143184506 gene encoding uncharacterized protein LOC143184506 — protein MSAAVRERTSTHTSRKIVSHSGPISGQSQAATTANSLENNLDALLEDLQTSVSRSATPSRGGRARSPQVEYRVAANPTKMVSEGRPISPSRTMTTTTEKYVSSGPSGAPSGIPGLDFIDSELQNVQPGQSKTIAYKQVSYQYNKNLDGKPIESWKPLDNSLTNTSAAMIDDIRERTYEESTMRGGEPVGRTVNRELMFSDSSTSRSKQASPLPASQQRDVKYIHESSSYQTEPGQSTVTTVHTNTAQEYGNVEYVPVPSPTPTIPINLAPGPNTKVTTTIKTYTYELPGAPETYLPGGSVPGTVVLPGDQTITYTLPKGTTSAVDKTITYQAVTENVPSKTPVRYDSPPPITDVTKKATTIHQESKFYREEHHGGQPGQPSTIVYHPGTPPQETRTTVTRNQKYYHVDGAYPNEHLPCDRPDYPSKTVIYQNQPPTINETHTTINRIEEHYPNRPPSSGRHATPDKPGTPVNYYTTPPQTTPPQSTTIYKFSNTTTTIPPNKNAEDHEVLLPRPFPTGGVQVYPSKPPTTEQNPPKKLEELMASFSDSEREVLVDIEKREREQHREPAVAKKEVDFIPHTPPKVKSKNVAGPPVYYPPGSAEFTKKEESSAMMAQSGGEWQKASAKYEYEASSKSKSKTKSGGAVVPVCLPLCCALPCVIM, from the exons ATGTCAGCAGCGGTGAGAGAGAGAACGTCAACGCACACCAGCAGAAAGATAGTGAGTCATAGCGGTCCTATATCTGGCCAGAGCCAGGCAGCAACCACGGCCAACAGCCTCGAAAACAACTTAG ATGCTCTTCTTGAGGACTTGCAGACAAGTGTCTCAAGAAGTGCCACCCCAAGTCGAGGTGGCAGAGCACGCTCCCCCCAAGTAGAGTACCGTGTGGCTGCGAATCCAACCAAGATGGTCTCTGAGGGCAG ACCCATCTCACCATCACGAACGATGACGACCACTACAGAGAAGTACGTGAGCTCTGGGCCAAGTGGTGCACCGAGTGGCATACCAGGTTTGGACTTCATCGATTCGGAATTACAAAAT GTACAACCTGGCCAAAGTAAAACGATCGCATACAAACAGGTGTCGTACCAGTACAACAAGAATCTGGATGGAAAACCAATTG AATCGTGGAAACCGTTGGATAATAGTTTGACCAATACTAGTGCGGCCATGAT TGATGATATTCGAGAGAGAACTTACGAAGAAAGCACAATGCGTGGCGGAGAACCTGTTGGAAGGACGGTGAATAGAGAGCTa ATGTTTAGCGATAGTTCTACATCTCGATCAAAACAGGCTTCACCTTTACCGGCTAGTCAGCAAAGGGACGTAAAATATATTCATGAATCCTCGA GTTACCAAACAGAACCGGGACAAAGTACGGTAACCACAGTGCACACAAACACCGCTCAAGAATACGGAAACGTGGAATATGTACCAGTCCCATCGCCGACGCCAACAATACCGATTAATCTGGCACCTGGTCCAAACACGAAAGTAACGACCACCATTAAAACGTATACCTACGAGCTACCGGGAGCGCCTGAAACATATCTACCAGGTGGCAGCGTGCCAGGAACTGTTGTGCTTCCAGGTGATCAAACTATCACGTACACATTACCGAAAGGTACTACCTCCGCCGTGGATAAAACGATCACCTATCAGGCCGTGACTGAGAACGTTCCGTCCAAAACACCGGTTAGATATGATAGTCCGCCACCAATCACGGACGTTACCAAAAAGGCAACGACTATCCACCAAGAATCGAAGTTCTACCGCGAGGAGCACCATGGAGGCCAACCAGGACAACCATCAACAATTGTCTATCACCCTGGTACGCCACCCCAAGAAACCAGAACAACAGTCACGCGAAATCAAAAGTACTACCACGTCGATGGCGCATATCCTAATGAACACTTGCCCTGTGATCGACCCGATTATCCAAGTAAGACGGTTATCTATCAAAATCAACCACCCACCATAAATGAGACTCATACTACGATAAATCGGATCGAAGAACATTATCCTAACCGACCACCGTCCAGTGGACGACACGCGACACCTGATAAACCAGGAACACCGGTTAATTATTACACTACACCACCACAGACTACCCCACCACAGTCTACTACGATATATAAATTCTCGAATACAACCACAACGATACCACCGAATAAGAATGCCGAAGACCACGAAGTTCTGTTACCTAGACCATTCCCAACTGGGGGTGTTCAGGTCTATCCTTCTAAGCCACCTACTACTGAGCAAAATCCACCCAAGAAATTGGAGGAACTAATGGCATCTTTCTCTGACTCTGAG CGAGAAGTACTGGTGGATATCGAGAAACGAGAGAGGGAACAACACAGAGAACCAGCAGTGGCTAAAAAGGAAGTTGATTTTATACCGCATACGCCACCGAAAGTGAAAAGTAAAAATGTAGCTGGGCCCCCGGTTTATTATCCACCTGGATCAGCAGAGTTTACCAAGAAAGAAGAGTCCAGTGCGATGATGGCGCAATCTGGT GGGGAATGGCAGAAAGCTAGTGCAAAATATGAATACGAAGCTTCTAGTAAAAGCAAATCGAAAACGAAGAGCGGTGGGGCTGTGGTTCCTGTTTGCTTGCCTCTTTGTTGTGCCTTGCCATGTGTAATTATGTAA